The following proteins are co-located in the Cytophagia bacterium CHB2 genome:
- a CDS encoding 2-oxoacid:ferredoxin oxidoreductase subunit beta, with protein MAHTPEKPARPAPAAKVNRLGLARESYRGGKTTLCAGCGHNAISERIIDAFYDMGVDPYNVAKFSGIGCSSKSPAYFLNPSHGFNAVHGRMPSVATGAALANHNLMIIGVSGDGDTASIGMGQFVHLTRRNLSMIYIIEDNGVYGLTKGQFSATADKGSKLKTGVVNDLPAIDMCAMAIELGASFVARAFSGDKSQLTTILKAAISHRGMALLDIISPCVTFNDHEGSTKSYDYVKEHEEKLSDLGFVPFFDDISVDYAPGTTQEVTLHDGSRLLLSKLPADYNPSRKMDAQRVLAKAREREEVLTGILYVNPKADDFISLLNLVDEPLAVLPESRVRPSRETLQRIMDDYT; from the coding sequence ATGGCGCATACACCTGAAAAACCGGCCCGTCCGGCCCCGGCAGCAAAAGTCAATCGTCTTGGCCTGGCGCGCGAGAGCTACCGCGGCGGCAAAACCACGTTGTGCGCGGGTTGCGGCCATAACGCCATTTCCGAGCGCATCATCGACGCGTTTTATGATATGGGCGTCGATCCTTATAACGTTGCAAAGTTTTCTGGCATCGGCTGTTCCAGCAAATCACCGGCCTACTTTCTAAATCCGTCACACGGCTTTAATGCCGTGCATGGCCGCATGCCCTCAGTGGCCACCGGCGCAGCTTTGGCAAACCACAATCTCATGATCATCGGCGTCAGCGGCGACGGCGATACCGCCTCGATCGGCATGGGTCAGTTCGTGCACCTCACCCGGCGAAATCTTTCTATGATTTACATCATCGAGGATAACGGTGTCTACGGCCTTACCAAAGGCCAGTTCTCTGCGACCGCGGATAAAGGCTCCAAACTCAAAACTGGTGTGGTCAATGATCTGCCTGCCATCGATATGTGTGCGATGGCCATCGAGTTGGGCGCCAGCTTCGTCGCGCGCGCGTTTTCTGGCGATAAGAGCCAGCTCACCACCATTCTCAAAGCTGCGATTTCACACCGCGGCATGGCTTTACTCGACATCATTTCGCCTTGCGTGACGTTCAATGACCATGAAGGCTCGACGAAAAGCTACGATTATGTGAAGGAACACGAAGAGAAACTCAGCGATCTCGGCTTTGTGCCGTTTTTTGATGACATCTCGGTGGATTATGCCCCGGGCACGACGCAGGAAGTTACGCTGCATGACGGCTCGCGTTTGTTGTTGAGCAAACTGCCCGCGGATTACAATCCTTCTCGCAAGATGGACGCGCAGCGTGTGCTTGCCAAGGCGCGTGAGCGCGAGGAGGTGCTGACCGGCATCTTGTACGTGAATCCCAAAGCAGATGACTTTATCAGCCTGCTTAACCTCGTCGACGAGCCGCTGGCCGTTTTGCCTGAAAGCCGCGTGCGCCCGAGCCGGGAAACGTTGCAGCGCATTATGGACGATTACACGTAA
- a CDS encoding 2-oxoacid:acceptor oxidoreductase subunit alpha yields the protein MNPETAHEDVMSLAPGTATVYDVPLQLNKLRNDVTFYPVPFDELVVPVCPVSKLRKLVRNMIYDGVLAYLLDIDMAEVERALQKQFKGKAKAAAMNWEAAKAGYEFAQKNFTKELPYRVERMNETAGKIVMDGNAAAALGCMFAGVTVATWYPITPSSSLCESLIEFMKPHRLDPETKKATFAIVQAEDELAAIGMAIGAGWAGARSMTSTSGPGISLMAEFIGLAYYAEVPVVIFDIQRVGPSTGLPTRTMQGDILSTAVLSHGDTKHLMLLPSSIAECFSMAVTAFYLAEEFQTPVFVMSDLDLGMNLWMSDPFAYPEEPIHRGKVLSAADLEKVAEFARYKDVDGDGIPYRTLPGTKHVKAPYFTRGSGHNDRAQYSERPEDYRANMDRLAHKFDTARQRVPAPVLERNPGSRIGLIAYGTSHWAALEALDELQQQHQIKVDYLRLRAYPFNGEVKDFVEQHERVYVVDQNRDGQMYSLMAMDYDESIHAKLRNIRCYDGLPIPARIVVEGILNEEKN from the coding sequence GATGAATCCCGAAACCGCGCACGAGGATGTCATGAGCCTCGCACCGGGCACAGCAACCGTGTACGACGTTCCCCTGCAACTCAACAAACTGCGCAACGATGTCACCTTCTACCCCGTGCCATTCGACGAGCTGGTCGTGCCGGTGTGCCCGGTGTCGAAATTACGCAAGCTCGTGCGGAATATGATCTATGACGGCGTGCTGGCGTATTTGCTCGACATCGACATGGCCGAAGTCGAGCGCGCGCTGCAAAAACAATTCAAGGGCAAAGCCAAAGCCGCGGCTATGAACTGGGAAGCCGCGAAAGCGGGTTATGAATTTGCGCAGAAAAATTTCACCAAGGAACTTCCTTACCGCGTCGAACGCATGAATGAAACCGCGGGCAAAATCGTTATGGACGGCAACGCGGCAGCAGCGTTGGGCTGCATGTTCGCCGGCGTCACGGTGGCAACCTGGTATCCCATCACGCCTTCATCATCATTATGTGAATCCTTGATCGAATTCATGAAGCCGCATCGCCTGGACCCAGAGACGAAAAAAGCAACGTTCGCCATCGTACAGGCCGAAGACGAACTGGCCGCGATCGGCATGGCGATCGGCGCCGGTTGGGCGGGCGCACGCTCGATGACTTCAACGTCCGGCCCCGGCATTTCATTGATGGCCGAGTTCATTGGATTGGCCTACTACGCCGAGGTTCCCGTCGTCATTTTCGATATTCAACGCGTCGGACCCTCGACCGGCCTGCCGACCCGCACCATGCAGGGCGATATTTTATCCACCGCCGTATTGTCGCACGGCGACACGAAACACCTCATGCTGCTGCCCTCTTCGATCGCCGAGTGTTTCTCCATGGCAGTGACGGCCTTCTATCTGGCGGAAGAATTCCAAACGCCGGTGTTCGTGATGAGTGATCTCGATCTCGGCATGAATCTGTGGATGTCCGATCCGTTCGCATATCCCGAGGAACCGATCCATCGCGGTAAAGTGCTCAGCGCCGCTGATCTGGAGAAAGTGGCGGAGTTCGCGCGCTACAAAGATGTTGACGGCGATGGCATTCCCTACCGCACCCTGCCCGGCACCAAGCATGTGAAAGCGCCGTACTTCACCCGCGGCAGCGGACACAATGATCGTGCGCAATACAGCGAACGCCCGGAGGATTATCGTGCGAACATGGATCGTCTGGCGCATAAATTCGATACCGCCAGGCAACGCGTGCCCGCGCCCGTGCTCGAACGGAACCCAGGCAGCCGCATCGGCCTGATCGCCTACGGCACGAGTCACTGGGCAGCGCTCGAAGCGCTCGACGAGCTGCAGCAGCAACATCAAATCAAGGTCGATTATTTGCGCCTGCGTGCCTATCCGTTCAACGGCGAGGTGAAAGACTTCGTCGAACAACATGAGCGCGTTTACGTTGTCGATCAGAATCGTGACGGCCAGATGTACAGTTTGATGGCGATGGATTATGATGAAAGCATACACGCAAAATTGCGCAACATCCGTTGCTACGACGGCCTGCCGATACCGGCGCGCATTGTGGTCGAAGGCATTTTAAACGAGGAGAAAAACTGA